TTATTAATGAGATTAATAAATAAAGAAGAATTAAAAAATCTAACTAACGTAATTTATGCATATAAAGAGCATAGAGAGAGTAAAAGAGATAGAGAAGATGCTAAATTAGTTATTATAATGCAATGTTTAATTAAAAGCATAGAGATATCTAATTATAGTGTTTCTGGTTTTTTAGTTAAATTCTTAAGAACAAATTTTGGTAGTAAGCAAATTACTGATATGATAAAAAATGAAAGTACAATTTTAAATGCTTATAAATCCACTCTAGAAAAAACATTTTTATTGGAAATGAGAATAGAAGAAATAAGGGAAAACTCTATACATTCTATCAAGATAAATGAAGAAACAAAAGAGTATTGCTTTAAGAAAGCAATTGTTTTATTAATGGTTCAGATTATTTATTCTTATAATGAAAGATTGTGGTTTGTTAAAAACTTCGAGGGAAATGGATTAGAATTAAGTATAGAAAATTTAATAGCTTTTTTAGAATCACAATTCTCAGGTAAAACAGATTATAAATATATTATAAATAAAATTCTTATGAGTAAGCAGAAATATGGAATGATATCTTTAGATAGAGGGATTTTAGAAAAAATTGAGAAATGTATTTAATGGATAATAAAACAGCTTGTTTTATAACAAGCTGTTTTATTATGATAATGGAAAAAAGTATCAGCTACTATATGTGTATCGTATTTCTAGTTCTTTAATTTGATAGCTATGTACACTAATATTTAAAAAGGTTAATCCTCATCATAAAACCTAATAAGAGAATTACTATTCCTAACTTCCTCCAGATGAAAATTTTTAAGCTTAGGTTATCACTAAATGAAATCTGGTATAATAAGTAAATTTATCAAACCAAATCATTAAACAACCACCCCAAATAAATGTAGAATACAAATAGAACAAAAAATATAATGTTCAACCTTTAATTCTTAGTTTACTAGTGTGTTCAATAAGAAATATTATTTGACTAGTAATAGGTTATAATTATATACTTGCTTACAAATAGTAAGTAAAAGATGAATAGAGAAAACTAGGTGAGAATATGACAACATTACAAAAGACGATCGATTTTTTACAAGATAAAATGCAATTTACGAAACGTTCAGAAACAGAAAATATATGTATAGTAGGGCCGGTAAAGTTGCCAGTAAAGCAAGGGGATTTTGAGGCGACTTTTCAGTGGTATTCATGGCATGTTGTGGATGCAAAGTTATCTAAGGAAGAAGTAATTGATTCACTGGCTTCGTCCAACTTAGCTTTTGGTCAACAATCATCCGTTCTTGCATATGGTGATTTTGAAAACGGTGAGGAAGCACTTATACGTATGCATAGTATATGTCATACTGGTGATATTTTTGGAAGTCAACGTTGTGATTGTGGCTACCAACTACATGAGTCGATGAAGATGATTAAAGAACATGGTTGTGGGGCTATATTTTATTTAGCGAATCATGAAGGCCGTGGGATTGGTTTGTTTTCAAAATCGTTGGCTTATTTATTACAAGAACAAGGTTTTGATACAGTAGAAGCGAATCATGCGCTTGGTTTTGAAGATGATACACGGAGTTATGAAGATGCGATTCGTGTTTTAGAAATGTTACGTCAAAAACCGGTGACATTGATTACGAACAATCCCAAAAAATTAAAGGCTTTAAAAGAACATGGCTTATTAGCAGATGGGCACATCCCTCTTTGGGGTGGATTAACTGAAACCAATAAATTTTATTTACAAACAAAAGTAAAAAAATCAGGACACATTCCACTAGAAAAAGTAACCTTACAGTAAGGAGCTACGCAACATGAAAACAGATCAAGATTATATGCGTTTGGCATTAGAATTAGCAGCTAGTGCTAAAGGAAATACAAATCCAAATCCACTTGTTGGAGCAGTTATTGTCAAAGATGGTGTGATTGTTGGTACTGGACTTCACCGTAAAGCAGGAGAGCCTCATGCGGAAGTACATGCCTTTAATATGGCTGGAGATCATGCAGAGGATGCAACCTTATATGTAACGCTTGAACCATGTTCACATTACGGGAAAACACCTCCTTGTGCGAATCGTGTAGTAGAAGCAAAAGTGAGTCGTGTGGTTGTGGCAATGGAAGATCCAAATCCGCAAGTAGCAGGACGCGGTATCAAGCTTCTTCGTGATGCAGGTATTGAGGTAGAAGTGGGTGTATTAGAAGAAGAAGCGAAACGATTGAACGAACGTTTCATACACAATATGATCACAAGCCGACCTTTTGTCATTTCAAAATTTGCGATGACACTAGACGGTAAAATCGCTACCCATACTGGTCATTCAAAGTGGATCACTGGAGAAGCTGCTCGTATGAATGTCCATGAAATTCGTCATGAAGTAGATGGGATTTTAGTTGGTGTTGGAACAGTACTTGTGGATAATCCATCTTTAACGACTCGTTTACCGCAAGGTGGCAAAAACCCAGTTCGTATTATTTTAGATAGTAAGTTACGTACTCCACTTGATGCGAATGTTATGAACACAAATGAAGCAAAGACCATCATCGTAACAGATTCAACAATAGATCGTGCGAAAGCAGCTGAATACGAAGCAAAAGGTGTTCAAATTCTGTATGTTCCGACTAATGAGCAAGGAATCGACTTAAATACGACATTAGAGGCTCTTTATCAAGAGGGGATTACAGACATTTTAGTAGAAGGTGGCGGTGCAATTCATGCATCGTTTGTACGGAGCAATCTTATCGACAAATATATTATTTATGTTGCGCCGAAAATTTTAGGTGGCGAACATTCGATTTCACCTGTTAGAGGGGAAGATGTGGACTTGATGGATGCAGCCTCTCTTTTAACATTTGATTCAGTTGAAAAAATGGGCGAAGATCTTCGAATCATTGCCTATCCAAAGGGTGAGTAATTTGAAAGTAGATGTATGTGTAGTAGGGGCAGGCCCTAGTGGTACATTACTTGCCTATTTATTAGCGAAGAAAGAACTATCTGTACTCTTGATTGAAAAGTCAGAGAAAATTGGAAAATTTTTTCGAGGCGAGCATGTAAACGAAGATGGCGAAGAAATTTTAAAGAAGCATCATCTTTTTGATGGAGTGGAACAACTTGGCCTTTTACGTATGAAACATATAGAGTATTGGCATAATGGGGAGATTTTTAAAGCAATTGATCCAGATCCTTCTATTGGTCATCTTAGTATTCATGTTCCGCAAGCAAATTTACTAACTGCCATTTTAAAGGAAGCGCAAAAACTGTCGAACTTTCATCTGTTGCTAAATACGACAGTAAGTGATTTAGTACAAGATAAATCAGGTCGCTATGTAGCAGTCAAAACTAAACATGGTGAAGAAGTGCAAATGGTTGAAGCGAACTTAATCATCGGAGCAGATGGTCGTTACTCAACTATCCGTAAAAAGGCGGAGTTAGATTCAATGACTCGTAAACATGGTTTTGATTTACTATGGGCTAGAATACCTGCTCCAGCCAATTGGTCACCTTCGATAAAAAATGCATCAATTGATGATCTACAATTGGCTGTCTATTCACAAGCGAATAACTTTATTCAAATAGGGTGGAATATAAAGGAAGGTTCATATCCAACGTTGCATAGACAACCCATTTCGCCGTTTATTGATAAATTAATTGAAGCATTTCCTGAGCTAGAAGAAACGGTCCGCAACAATATTCAATCTTGGCATGATTTTGTACTTCTCGATGTCTTTAGTAGTATCAGTGAAGAGTGGGGGAAAGAAGGTTTACTATGTATTGGTGATGCCGTGCATACAATGACCCCAACAGGTGGATATGGTCTAAACTGTGCATTAAAGGATGCTGATGTATTAGCTGACTTATTGCATAAAGAAAATATTGCTGACGTTGATTTCACCGATTTTATAACAGAGCGCAAAAAAGAAGCCAAAAAATTATTAGCTTCTCAAATTGAGATGGAACAAACGTTTTTAGAGAATTTTGCTGTTTTATCATGAGGGCACTTGAAATCTAAATGAAATTTAATAGGATTTTGTTGAAGTTTAGTAATCCAAACTTTATTGAAGTGGAATCAACGAAGACTCCTGCGGGAAAGCGAGACAGGTGAGACCCCACAGCGCAGCGAGGAGGCTCATCGCTCGCCCGCGGAAAGCGAAGTTGATTCCACTTCAAGTAATAGTTGATAAGAAAGTATATCAGTTCTATTTACGAGCTTAGGAGGAACATTTTTGAAATTCGGATTTGATATTGATGATACATTAATTAATTTACGCGAACATGCTTTTCACTTGTACAATAAAAAGCTAGGAAAAGAAGTAGGGCTTGAAGTATTCCGTGCATTAAAAACAGTAGAAATTCACGAAGCATTCGATTTAACAGCAGAACAAGGGAGTCATATGTGGTCATCCTCTTTAGAGGATATTTACTTCACAGAATGCCCAATTTTTGAACATGCATTAGAAACATTGCAGCAGCTAGAAACAGACGGTCACGAAATTTATTTCATCACTTCTCGTCCGAAACAATACTGTGAAAGAACACGTGAATGGATGAAAGAAAAGGGCTTCCCTGTACAAGATGAACGATTTTATTGCGGCATGCAAGACATTGAAAAAATCGATACAATCAAATCACTACAGCTTGATTACTACTTCGATGACAAACCAGCCGTACTATTAACAATTCAAGACGTCCATACAAAAGCTGTTGTCATTAACCAATCATATAATCAAGGTGTTAACTTACCACGCCTATTTTCCTGGGCTGAATTTAAGTCTTTTATTAAATAAGGGGAATGCTACAATAACATTTAAAAGAGAGGTGTATTCCCTCTCTTTTTCTATGTATACATTTTTTCAACTAGTTCGAAGTAAGTTTAATATAAATAGCATACTTTTTGGATTGTTTAAAGCCTAGTTTTGTACCTAATTGAATTGAAGCAATATTATCAATATTACAATCCCAACGTGGTTGTATATTTTTTGATAGACAGTAGTCAATAAATTGTTCAGCTATTCTACTTGCTAGCCCTTTTCCTCTATAGTTCTGATCAGTTGTAATATCAACTTCTGCGTAATGATTTGATTTAAAAATAGAGACGCATTCACTGATCACTTTATCTCCATCTTGTATACAGAAGCCAACCCCGTTTTGAAGAAAGTTGTTGGGTGAATCCCAATATTCTTGATAGTATATATGGTCAAATTCTAGACAGTTATCTATATGGTTAGCGTTAATATTTCTTACAATATATTCATCCATAATTGTATTTCTCTGAGTGTTTTTATATGTACTTTTATCAAATGTAAAAGAGTAGCGTTCTATCTTATTTATCATGCCATCTAAGTATTTTTCAATCAAATGATTCCAATCATTTGAATAGGAGAATAGGGTAAAGCGATTGTCTGTTTCAATTGTTTTTTGACAAATAGCTGCTAATTCATTTAGAAAAGATTCGTTTGAAGTGTCTCCAAAAACAAAATATAGACCAGAATTTGTTTGAAATAGTAGCGAATTATAATTTGAGGAGTCTGTATAAACAGTTCCTTCTACTACATTATCTAGTATGCTATGCACAAATGTTGGTACATCAATAAGTTTTCCTATGAATAATTTATATT
This window of the Rummeliibacillus pycnus genome carries:
- a CDS encoding GTP cyclohydrolase II codes for the protein MTTLQKTIDFLQDKMQFTKRSETENICIVGPVKLPVKQGDFEATFQWYSWHVVDAKLSKEEVIDSLASSNLAFGQQSSVLAYGDFENGEEALIRMHSICHTGDIFGSQRCDCGYQLHESMKMIKEHGCGAIFYLANHEGRGIGLFSKSLAYLLQEQGFDTVEANHALGFEDDTRSYEDAIRVLEMLRQKPVTLITNNPKKLKALKEHGLLADGHIPLWGGLTETNKFYLQTKVKKSGHIPLEKVTLQ
- the ribD gene encoding bifunctional diaminohydroxyphosphoribosylaminopyrimidine deaminase/5-amino-6-(5-phosphoribosylamino)uracil reductase RibD, yielding MKTDQDYMRLALELAASAKGNTNPNPLVGAVIVKDGVIVGTGLHRKAGEPHAEVHAFNMAGDHAEDATLYVTLEPCSHYGKTPPCANRVVEAKVSRVVVAMEDPNPQVAGRGIKLLRDAGIEVEVGVLEEEAKRLNERFIHNMITSRPFVISKFAMTLDGKIATHTGHSKWITGEAARMNVHEIRHEVDGILVGVGTVLVDNPSLTTRLPQGGKNPVRIILDSKLRTPLDANVMNTNEAKTIIVTDSTIDRAKAAEYEAKGVQILYVPTNEQGIDLNTTLEALYQEGITDILVEGGGAIHASFVRSNLIDKYIIYVAPKILGGEHSISPVRGEDVDLMDAASLLTFDSVEKMGEDLRIIAYPKGE
- a CDS encoding FAD-dependent monooxygenase → MSNLKVDVCVVGAGPSGTLLAYLLAKKELSVLLIEKSEKIGKFFRGEHVNEDGEEILKKHHLFDGVEQLGLLRMKHIEYWHNGEIFKAIDPDPSIGHLSIHVPQANLLTAILKEAQKLSNFHLLLNTTVSDLVQDKSGRYVAVKTKHGEEVQMVEANLIIGADGRYSTIRKKAELDSMTRKHGFDLLWARIPAPANWSPSIKNASIDDLQLAVYSQANNFIQIGWNIKEGSYPTLHRQPISPFIDKLIEAFPELEETVRNNIQSWHDFVLLDVFSSISEEWGKEGLLCIGDAVHTMTPTGGYGLNCALKDADVLADLLHKENIADVDFTDFITERKKEAKKLLASQIEMEQTFLENFAVLS
- a CDS encoding 5' nucleotidase, NT5C type, producing the protein MKFGFDIDDTLINLREHAFHLYNKKLGKEVGLEVFRALKTVEIHEAFDLTAEQGSHMWSSSLEDIYFTECPIFEHALETLQQLETDGHEIYFITSRPKQYCERTREWMKEKGFPVQDERFYCGMQDIEKIDTIKSLQLDYYFDDKPAVLLTIQDVHTKAVVINQSYNQGVNLPRLFSWAEFKSFIK
- a CDS encoding GNAT family N-acetyltransferase: MIVLPREQYKLFIGKLIDVPTFVHSILDNVVEGTVYTDSSNYNSLLFQTNSGLYFVFGDTSNESFLNELAAICQKTIETDNRFTLFSYSNDWNHLIEKYLDGMINKIERYSFTFDKSTYKNTQRNTIMDEYIVRNINANHIDNCLEFDHIYYQEYWDSPNNFLQNGVGFCIQDGDKVISECVSIFKSNHYAEVDITTDQNYRGKGLASRIAEQFIDYCLSKNIQPRWDCNIDNIASIQLGTKLGFKQSKKYAIYIKLTSN